AATGGCAATGCCCATGCCGATAGCCCACGCCAGAATGCCGATGAAGTTGGCGTTCATCAGCGCGCTCACCGGGTTATCGACCACGCTCAGCAATAGGCTCTGCAAGACTTCGCCAATACCGCCCGGCGCGGTTACCGCGACGTCATGGGTCGACAGCACCAAGCTCGATGGAAACATCATGCTGGCAACCACCGCGACCACCGCCGCGGCGAATGTGCCAAGCAAATACAGAAACAGAATCGGCCGGATATGGGTTTCCTGACCGTGCTTGTGGTTGGCGATGGAAGCCATGACCAGCACGAACACCAGAATCGGCGCGACCGCTTTCAACGCGCTGACGAACACTTTGCCGATAAACGCGGTGGACTTCGCCGTTTCAGGCGCGAACAGGGCCAAGGCAATCCCCGCGACCAGGCCGATCACGATTTGCGTGACCAGGCTCAAGCGTTTGAGGCGTTGCAACAGCGAGGGTGAAGTGGTCATAAAACGGCATCTCTGATTTTTTATAAATGCATGGTTTCACAGGCTTGCGGCAACAAACAGGGCAGGCCGCTGGCGGAAACCGGGAGGGGAACAATGTCAGCACCGATTACCCTGTGGCGAGGGAGCAAGCTCCGTCGCCACAGGTTCAGTGATTGCCCGCAGGGTGTACGTTTTTCAGGGCGCGGACTTTATCACAGCGTGGGCTCAATCCTTCAGACCTGTGACGATCTGCCACCCATGTGTTCAACGCGATTTGCAGGTTCGTGCAACCGCACCCGGAAACACTCTGTTAAGCTTCGCCATCCTCATTTTCAAGTTTGCCAGTGAGCCCTCGGGCTATCGCTGGTGTCGTCGTTTTCTGGAGTTTTGCATGCGGTTGTTGCCCATTCTTCTGTTGTCCGCTGCCGGTTTCACGGTGCTGACCACGGAATTCATCATCGTCGGCCTGTTGCCGGCCATTGCTCGCGACCTTAATGTCAGCATCCCGCAAGCGGGTCTGCTGGTGACCCTGTTTGCCTTCACCGTCGCCGCGTTCGGGCCGTTTCTCACTGCGTTTTTCGCCCGCTTCGAACGGCGCAAGTTGTTCATCTCGGTGCTGATCATGTTCGGTCTGGCCAACACCCTTGCGGCGCTCGCACCGAACATCTGGGTGATGGCATTCGCCCGGTTGATTCCGGCGCTGGGACTACCAGTGTTCTGGGCGCTGGCCAGCGAAACGGCGGTAGACATCGTCGGGCCGGACTACGCTGGACGCGCGATTGCCAAGATCGGCTTCGGCATCGTTTGCGCTACGGTCTTCGGCATTCCGGTGGGTACGCTGATTTCCGATGCGTTCGGTTGGCGAAGTGCCTTCGGCATTCTGGCGGTGATCGCGTTTGCCAAGGCGCTGTTGCTGTTTATCTATCTGCCGAAAACCAGTCTGCATCAGCATCAAGTGAGCTTTCGTTCACAGTTCAAGATCTTGCGCAGCCCGTTGATGATCGGTCACGTGTTGCTGTCGGTGATCGTGTTCAGCGGCATGTTCACCGCCTACACCTATCTGGCGGACATCCTTGAACGGCTGGCCGGTTTCAACGGCACCGTGGTTGGCTGGTGTTTGATGGGCTTCGGCGCGGTCGGACTGATCGGTAACTCGCTGGGTGGTCGCGCAGTGGACCGTCATCCACTGATGGCTTCGATGATGTTCTGCGCCTTCATGATCGCCGGCCTGGTGGCGCTGGTGCCGAACATTCATTCGCCGATGGGGCTGGCGGCCGCAATGGGCATTTGGGGCGTGACTCAGGCCGCGTTATTCCTGGTCAGCCATGTGCGCTTGATGAAAGCGGCGCCGGAAGCGCCGGCGTTCGCAGCGTCGCTGAACATTGCCGGGGCCAACCTCGGGATTGGTCTGGGCGCCATGATTGGCGGGCGGGTCATCGACAGCGTTGGCCTGCAAGGCCTCGGTTTCGCGGCGGCGGCGTTTATCCTGGCTTCGATCCTGTTGGCCATCGCGCTGATGACTTTCAAGCCCCGCGAAGTCTGCGCCTGAGGCTTCACAGTTCGGTAAACAGCTCGCGTCGGGCACCTTCGGTAATAGCGACAATGCCGGGGTGCTTGACCTTGCGTTCAACCGAAATGGCGTAGAACGACTCGCTCACCGCGTCGGTCTGGCCAATCACTTCCACGCCATACTGGCGTTTCACTTCATCGGCGATCACGCTCGGTCCAATGAAAATCCCGCTGCCGGATTGACCGAAGGCCTGCATCAAGGCGCTGTCGTCGAACTCACCGACAATCTTCGGCTGGATTTGTTGCTCGGCGAACCAGCGCTGCAAGCGGCTGCGTACCACGGTTTCCGGGCCGGGAATCAGCAGCGGAGCGCCGTGCAGGCTGCGCGGAAAATCCTGACCGTATCGCGCCGCCAGCGCGGTGGTGGCGAAGAAGGTGATTCCACATTCACCAAGTTTCTGACTGTAGCCCTTGATGTCCAGATGCGAGGGCATGGGGCTGTCGGAAATCACCAGGTCCAGGCGCTGGATCGCCAGGTCGGCGAGCAGGCGCTCCAGTTTGTCTTCGCGACAGGTGATGCGCAGCGGCTCGTGCAACTCCATGGTTGGCGCGATCAGGCGATAGACGATTGACTTCGGCACCACATCAGCCACGCCGACGCGAAACAGAATTTGCTGCTCGTTCGGCTGCGCCCGCAGCATCAACTCCAGTTCACCGCCCAATTGAAACATTTGTTCGGCGTAGGGCAGCGTCTGCCGTCCGGCCTCGGTGAGTTCCAATTGCCGGCCGACACGGCGGAACAACTCGATGCCATAGGTCTGTTCGAGCAGCGAGATCTGTCCACTGATGGTCTGGGGCGTCAGGTTCAGTTGCTCGCAGGCGCGCACGATGCTGCCGGTCTTGGCAACCACCCAGAAGTAATGCAGTTGTCGATAATTCAGCATGGTCGTCTACAGTTCGTAAAAAGCGAAGTATAAGCGGTAAAAATACGAATTTTACTGAAGTGTTCGCCTCCTTAGAATGCGTCGCTATCAACGGACCATCGTTTCGGGCCGTTTGTTATCGAGGGAAGCATCATGAAATTTAAAGCCACGGCGCTGGTGATCACATCTTTACTGGTATTGGCCGGTTGCGACCAGGCGGAGAAAAGTGCCCAGCAATTGATGGGCAAGGCTGCTGAAAGCGCCAAACAGGCCATCGACGATACCCACAAAGCTGCCGAGCAAGCACTCAGCGATGCCACTGGCGGGCTGATCAGTAAAAAAGAATCAACGGAAAAAGATGCGGAAAAAACCGAATCTTCCTCCCAGGAAATCTAAACCGTCTTACAGCGAGTCAGGACTGACCCATGGAATACCTCTTACAACTTGCCGCGAGCCCCACCGCATGGGTCGCCCTGGCCACCCTGGTAGTGATGGAAATCGTGCTTGGCATCGATAACCTGATCTTCATCTCGATCCTGACCAACAAACTGCCCGAGCAGCATCGGCAGAAGGCACGACGCATCGGTATCGGCATGGCGCTGATCCTGCGACTGGGCCTGTTGAGTACCATCGCGTTCATCGTCCAGTTGACGGCGCCAGTGATCGAGATTCTCGGCCACGCGTTCTCTTGGAAGGACATGATTCTGATCGCCGGTGGCTTGTTCCTGTTGTGGAAGGCCACCACCGAGATCCACCACAGCATGGACCCGGCTCCAGAAGATCCAAAATCGGCGACGTCGACCGTGACCCTGGGCTTCGCCGCGGCAATCGGTCAGATTCTGATGCTGGATATGGTGTTCTCCATCGACAGCATTATTACAGCGGTCGGCATGACCGAGCATTTGCCGATCATGATCATCGCGGTGGTGGTGTCGGTGCTGGTGATGTTGCTTGCGGCTGACCCGCTGGCCAAGTTCATCAACGACAACCCGACCGTGGTGATGCTGGCCTTGGGCTTCTTGATCATGATTGGCATGACGTTGATCGCCGAAGGCTTCGGCGCCCACGTACCGAAAGGCTACGTCTACGCTGCCATGGCCTTCTCGGCTGCGATCGAAGTGTTGAACATGATGTCCCGCCGGGCCCGGCAGAAGCGTGTGGCGGCTGAGGCTTAGTTTGAGTTTGTAGGCGCCGGCTTGATGGCGATTGCGATTTTGGTGACGACATCGCCAGCAAGCCGAAGTCTACAAAAAAACGAATCACACTGAACCCTGTGGAAGCTCCTACAGGGTGTAAATCGGGCATGGACCTCAGTGGGCACTGGCGTGACGGCGAGGGGGCTTGGCGGGTTTCGCTGGTTCAACCGAGTGATGGTGCCGACGGGTAATGCGCAGAACTCCCCACAACATGGCGGCGGCAACGGCCAGCCAGCCGGAAATTAACATCACGATTGTCATTGTCAGGCTCATCGTTGCCTCCTCTTTGCCCTGCAGCGGGCACACTCACCTTGCAAGTGACAGTCTAGTCGCTGGCGTGTTTCAAGCTATTGACCGAAGGTCGCGTTTGACCAATCAGTTCGCTCTATCCAATGCCATCAACTGCCGGTTAAGGCTATACCGCTGGCGCGTGGCGTCCTATGATCGACGGCCAAGCCGGGAATGCGATTGCCTGGCGCTTGAACATGAGAGTGATGATGGTGCAGCTAATATCTCGATTTCTATCGGCGGCGTTGATTGTGGGATGTGCTGCCAGTCTGGCAGGATGCGCCGGGAGCGTTTCTCCGGAGATCAAGCGTTTGCCGGAGCGTGTCGAACTCAGCGGCAGATTCTATAAGGGCGTGGCTAATCAAAGTGGTCCGCAGGTGCTGGCGAGCATGCTGTCCCAGCAGGGCATCGTGATCACCCCGGGCTTGCTCGACAAACCATTGCATCTGCCGGGCGGCGAAGCGCAATTGCAACAGAACATGCAGAACCTCGCCCGTGAGTACGGAATGATGGTCTATCCCCTCGACAGCAACCTGCCTGCCTTGTTGACCCAGGTCGCGGCCGGTTTTCCGGTGATGGTGCGTTTCAGTGAGGGTTCGGCGCTTTGGGCCGAACCACGCTACGCGATTTTGAGTGGATACAACCGCCAGAAACAGACCGTCCTGCTGCGCGCTGGCATGGATCAGCGATTGCTGATGAGTTTCGGCTCTTTCGAATCGGCATTCAAAGACGCGGGGGGATGGGCGGTGTTGATTCAGTCACCCACGCAAATCCCGGCCAACGTCGATCAGCAACGCTGGCTCAAGGCGGCCAGCGATCTCGCTCAGGCCGGACAGGAACAAGCAGCCGCCCGGGCGAAAAAAGCGTTGATCGCGCATTAAGCCCGTTCGTCACTCGCAGGGCACCACCGCATCGTGTCAGCCTCTGATGAATAAGGCCCGGTTTTCATCGGGCCACCAGGAGGTGTCCATGGCACGTTCCAATACTCCCGCTGGCCCACACTCGTCTGAGCATTCATCTGGCGACGAGCTGGATTTCGATCCCGATTCCCCGGACCTTGCAGACCCCCAAGTCGATCCCATCGGACCGGCCAAGGCGCCCAGGGATGTCAAGCCGGGCGACGATTCCAAGGCTCCAGCCAAACCCTACGATCCACTCGGTGATCTGAAGCCCTAGGTCCCATGGAGGTGCGTATGTCTACCGATTCGAGCTTCAACGACAAACGTCCGGAAACCGTGCCAACCACGCCCGAGCAGGATACGGACCCAGTAATGGACCCCGACAGTCCGATGCGCGATCCGTTGGCACGGCCCACTGTAGTGCCAACCGAACATCCTCAGGGGTGGCGAGACCCGAGCAAAGGCGATGGCATTCCGGATGACGATCAGATGCCGCTGCCCAACGATTAATCGCTGACGAAAAAAAGCCCCGAATGTTCGGGGCTTTTGCTTGCGGCAGTTGCCTGCTTACTTGGACGCTTCAATCACGCCACTCTGGCGTTGTTTGAGATTCTTGTCGGATTTGTACTGCAAGGCTGCCGAAGCCACGGCGGCGCTCTTGCCGGTTTCAACCCAATTGCGGATACGCGCGGCGTCGGCAAAGTGGGTGTATTTGCCGTAAGCGTCAAGCAGTACCAGGGCAACCGGGCGGTTACTCATCCGGGTTACCAGCACCAGGCAGTGACCTGCTGCGTTGGTGAAACCGGTTTTGGTTATCTGGATATCCCAGTCGTCCTTACGGACCAAGTGGTCAGTGTTGCGAAAACCGAGGCTGTATACCGGTTTGCGGAAGGTGACGGTTTTTTCCTTGGTCGTGGTCAAGTCCGTCAACAGCGGGTATTTATGCGCGGCGATCAACAGTTTGCTCAGGTCGCGAGCGGTCGATACGTTGCGCGGGGAAAGACCGGTCGGCTCGACGAAATGGGTATTGGTCATGCCCAGCGTCCGGGCCTTGGCGTTCATCGCTGCAATGAATGCGGCATAGCCGCCCGGATAGTGGTGCGCCAGGCTTGCTGCGGCGCGGTTCTCAGAGGACATGAGGGCAATCAACAGCATTTCCCGACGCGGCAGTTCGCTCCTCAGTTTAACCCGCGAGTACACCCCTTTCATTTCCGGTGTGTCGCTGATGTTGATGTCGATGTATTCGTCCATGTTCTGCCGGGCTTCCACCACAACGAGGCCGGTCATCAGCTTGCTGACGGATGCAATAGGCACAACCACGTCGGGATTGCTGGCGTAGATGACTTTGTTGGTCTCCATATCCAACAGCAAGGAGCTGCCGGAAGCGAGCTTGAGTTGCGTGGTATCTCGAGGCGCTGCGGTGGTTTCGCCAGCGCTGGCGATTGGCGTGATGAATGTCCCTGTAACAGCAAAAAATAGGCTCAGGATGGAAAGACGGATTTTCACGCTGGCAGACTCATAAAGTGTTGATAAGCCGTTTTGTAACGGGCTATTTCTTAAAAAGCGCGACATTCTGGAGTATGGCTGAATAACTGTCGATGGTTGTTCGAACGCTTGGTGAAAGTCCTTTGAAACATGAAAAAAATGTAATTTTCCGGCGGATGGTCGATTTTTTTCGGGCAAAAAGAACCCCGCGATGAGCGGGGTTCTTCGAGTCATTTTCTACGTCTGTATCTTGACTCAGCTGTGCAGGGTTTCGGCTGCATATAGTGTGTTTTCCAGCAGGCAGGCGCGCGTCATCGGGCCAACACCGCCCGGTACCGGAGTGATCCAGCCGGCGCGGGGCAGGGCGGTTTCGTAAATCACGTCACCGACCAGTTTGCCGTCATCCTGACGGTTGATGCCGACGTCGATCACGATCGCGCCTTCCTTGATCCATTCACCCTTGACCAGTCCCGGCTTGCCGGCGGCCACCACCACCAGGTCTGCACGGCCGATGTGGCCAGCCAGATCCTTGGTGAAGCGGTGGGTAACGGTGACCGTGCAACCGGCCAGCAACAACTCCATCGCCATCGGACGACCGACAATGTTGGAAGCACCAACCACCACGGCGTTCATCCCGTACAAGTCGGCACCGGTGCTTTCCAGCAAGGTCATGATGCCTTTGGGAGTGCATGGGCGCAGCAGGGGAATGCGCTGAGCCAGGCGGCCGACGTTGTAAGGATGGAAGCCATCGACGTCTTTATCCGGACGAATGCGCTCCAGCAATTTGGAAGCATCCAGGTGTTCAGGAAGAGGAAGCTGAAGCAGAACGCCGTCAATCGCCGGATCGTCGTTAAGGCGATCGATCAGCTCGGTCAGCGCTTCTTGAGTGGTTTCGGAAGGCAGGTCATAAGCTTGGGAAAGGAAGCCGACCTCTTCACAGTCTTTACGCTTGTGCGAGACATAAACCTGAGAGGCAGGATCGCTGCCGACCAGGATCACCGCGAGGCCGGGCGTGCGCAGGCCTTGCTGGCGACGCTCGTTGACGCGTTGGGCGATCTGCTGGCGCAGGCTCGCGGCGATCGATTTGCCGTCGATTAGTTGTGCAGTCATTGCGCGTGATTAACCATCGAGAGGGGAAAAAAAGAGAACGCATTCTCGCATGTCATGCGGTGAGGGCAAAGGCGCTTGGTCTGCAAATTCCCCTAACCCCTTTAATTAAATGAATTTTTTTTAAAAAGGATTTGACGACCTTCGGGGCGCTCTATACTATTCGTCGCACTTGTCGGGCACAGCCTAGCACTGGTTAAGAAGGTCGAGCGGAATTACGATTCTGCAAAACTCGAAAGCATTTAGTTTGTAGTCCTTCAAGGGTACAGATTAATAAGGCGCCCGTAGCTCAGCTGGATAGAGCATCCGCCTTCTAAGCGGATGGTCGCAGGTTCGAGTCCTGCCGGGTGCGCCATTAGGCAGCATTGGCACAAGTAGCGCGATATGGTGGGCGTAGCTCAGTTGGTAGAGCACGGGATTGTGACTCCCGTTGTCGTGGGTTCGATCCCCATCGTCCACCCCATATTTCGAAAGGCGCCAGATTAACAGTCTGGCGCCTTTGCTTTAAAAGCTTCACTCGCGGATGTGGTGGAATTGGTAGACACACTGGATTTAGGTTCCAGCGCCGCGAGGCGTAAGAGTTCGAGTCTCTTCATCCGCACCAAATAAAGCTTCATTCATGCCGATTGGCTTGGTTGGGGTCAGCAAAGAAGTTATTTGGCTTCTTTGTAAAAGTAATATGGTGGGCGTAGCTCAGTTGGTA
The Pseudomonas sp. MYb327 DNA segment above includes these coding regions:
- a CDS encoding DUF6021 family protein, producing the protein MARSNTPAGPHSSEHSSGDELDFDPDSPDLADPQVDPIGPAKAPRDVKPGDDSKAPAKPYDPLGDLKP
- a CDS encoding MFS transporter, producing MRLLPILLLSAAGFTVLTTEFIIVGLLPAIARDLNVSIPQAGLLVTLFAFTVAAFGPFLTAFFARFERRKLFISVLIMFGLANTLAALAPNIWVMAFARLIPALGLPVFWALASETAVDIVGPDYAGRAIAKIGFGIVCATVFGIPVGTLISDAFGWRSAFGILAVIAFAKALLLFIYLPKTSLHQHQVSFRSQFKILRSPLMIGHVLLSVIVFSGMFTAYTYLADILERLAGFNGTVVGWCLMGFGAVGLIGNSLGGRAVDRHPLMASMMFCAFMIAGLVALVPNIHSPMGLAAAMGIWGVTQAALFLVSHVRLMKAAPEAPAFAASLNIAGANLGIGLGAMIGGRVIDSVGLQGLGFAAAAFILASILLAIALMTFKPREVCA
- the folD gene encoding bifunctional methylenetetrahydrofolate dehydrogenase/methenyltetrahydrofolate cyclohydrolase FolD, which gives rise to MTAQLIDGKSIAASLRQQIAQRVNERRQQGLRTPGLAVILVGSDPASQVYVSHKRKDCEEVGFLSQAYDLPSETTQEALTELIDRLNDDPAIDGVLLQLPLPEHLDASKLLERIRPDKDVDGFHPYNVGRLAQRIPLLRPCTPKGIMTLLESTGADLYGMNAVVVGASNIVGRPMAMELLLAGCTVTVTHRFTKDLAGHIGRADLVVVAAGKPGLVKGEWIKEGAIVIDVGINRQDDGKLVGDVIYETALPRAGWITPVPGGVGPMTRACLLENTLYAAETLHS
- the pbpG gene encoding D-alanyl-D-alanine endopeptidase; the protein is MKIRLSILSLFFAVTGTFITPIASAGETTAAPRDTTQLKLASGSSLLLDMETNKVIYASNPDVVVPIASVSKLMTGLVVVEARQNMDEYIDINISDTPEMKGVYSRVKLRSELPRREMLLIALMSSENRAAASLAHHYPGGYAAFIAAMNAKARTLGMTNTHFVEPTGLSPRNVSTARDLSKLLIAAHKYPLLTDLTTTKEKTVTFRKPVYSLGFRNTDHLVRKDDWDIQITKTGFTNAAGHCLVLVTRMSNRPVALVLLDAYGKYTHFADAARIRNWVETGKSAAVASAALQYKSDKNLKQRQSGVIEASK
- the nhaR gene encoding transcriptional activator NhaR encodes the protein MLNYRQLHYFWVVAKTGSIVRACEQLNLTPQTISGQISLLEQTYGIELFRRVGRQLELTEAGRQTLPYAEQMFQLGGELELMLRAQPNEQQILFRVGVADVVPKSIVYRLIAPTMELHEPLRITCREDKLERLLADLAIQRLDLVISDSPMPSHLDIKGYSQKLGECGITFFATTALAARYGQDFPRSLHGAPLLIPGPETVVRSRLQRWFAEQQIQPKIVGEFDDSALMQAFGQSGSGIFIGPSVIADEVKRQYGVEVIGQTDAVSESFYAISVERKVKHPGIVAITEGARRELFTEL
- a CDS encoding TerC family protein, whose amino-acid sequence is MEYLLQLAASPTAWVALATLVVMEIVLGIDNLIFISILTNKLPEQHRQKARRIGIGMALILRLGLLSTIAFIVQLTAPVIEILGHAFSWKDMILIAGGLFLLWKATTEIHHSMDPAPEDPKSATSTVTLGFAAAIGQILMLDMVFSIDSIITAVGMTEHLPIMIIAVVVSVLVMLLAADPLAKFINDNPTVVMLALGFLIMIGMTLIAEGFGAHVPKGYVYAAMAFSAAIEVLNMMSRRARQKRVAAEA
- a CDS encoding peptidase C39 family protein; amino-acid sequence: MIDGQAGNAIAWRLNMRVMMVQLISRFLSAALIVGCAASLAGCAGSVSPEIKRLPERVELSGRFYKGVANQSGPQVLASMLSQQGIVITPGLLDKPLHLPGGEAQLQQNMQNLAREYGMMVYPLDSNLPALLTQVAAGFPVMVRFSEGSALWAEPRYAILSGYNRQKQTVLLRAGMDQRLLMSFGSFESAFKDAGGWAVLIQSPTQIPANVDQQRWLKAASDLAQAGQEQAAARAKKALIAH